Proteins from a genomic interval of Leptotrichia massiliensis:
- the rpmD gene encoding 50S ribosomal protein L30, translating into MSKVKVTLVKGINGRKPNHVATVKSLGLRKISQSAVHNKTADIEGKIKLVSYLLKVEEV; encoded by the coding sequence ATGTCTAAAGTAAAAGTAACGCTTGTAAAAGGAATTAATGGAAGAAAACCTAATCATGTTGCGACTGTAAAATCACTTGGATTAAGAAAAATCAGTCAAAGCGCAGTTCATAACAAAACTGCTGATATAGAAGGAAAAATTAAATTAGTTTCTTATTTACTTAAAGTAGAGGAGGTTTAG
- the rplX gene encoding 50S ribosomal protein L24, with translation MAKPNLKSVPRRLHVKTGDTVIVISGRSKDLLRNENSTQTGDKGKIGKVLKVFPKTGKIIVEGVNIKKRHIKPNAMNPQGEVVEREMPIFSSKVMLWDEGAGKPTRVRKEIRDGKKVRISVVSGNEI, from the coding sequence GTGGCTAAACCAAACTTAAAATCAGTACCTAGAAGATTACATGTTAAAACTGGAGATACAGTTATTGTAATTAGTGGTAGATCAAAAGATTTGTTACGTAATGAAAACAGTACACAAACTGGAGATAAAGGAAAAATTGGAAAAGTATTAAAAGTATTCCCTAAAACTGGAAAAATAATTGTTGAGGGTGTAAATATCAAAAAAAGACATATTAAACCTAATGCAATGAACCCACAAGGCGAAGTTGTAGAAAGAGAAATGCCAATCTTCTCATCTAAAGTAATGCTTTGGGATGAAGGAGCAGGAAAACCTACAAGAGTAAGAAAAGAAATAAGAGATGGAAAAAAAGTAAGAATATCAGTTGTATCTGGTAATGAAATATAA
- the rplO gene encoding 50S ribosomal protein L15: protein MNLNELRPAAGSKRERRRVGRGHGTGWGKTAGKGHNGQKQRSGSYVSPIFEGGQMPIIRRIPKRGFSNAPFKKDIIVITLADIVERFNDGDVVSLQTLVENGIVKNPKFITKYSDEALRNTKGRRAVREYLNVNIESYVKEKDFTSLLKIIGNAEVNKKLTVKAHKVSKTAKELIEKAGGNVELLEVKSYSAKAGNNKKEDGNK, encoded by the coding sequence ATGAATCTTAATGAATTAAGACCTGCTGCTGGATCGAAAAGAGAAAGAAGAAGAGTAGGGAGAGGACACGGAACTGGTTGGGGAAAAACTGCTGGTAAAGGTCACAATGGACAAAAACAAAGATCAGGTTCATATGTATCACCTATATTTGAGGGTGGACAAATGCCTATTATTAGAAGAATTCCTAAAAGAGGATTTTCTAATGCACCGTTTAAAAAAGATATAATAGTAATTACATTGGCTGACATTGTTGAAAGATTTAATGATGGAGATGTAGTTAGTTTACAAACATTAGTTGAAAATGGAATAGTTAAAAACCCTAAATTTATAACAAAATATTCGGATGAAGCTTTAAGAAATACAAAAGGTAGAAGAGCTGTAAGAGAATATTTAAATGTAAATATTGAATCATATGTAAAGGAAAAAGATTTTACAAGTTTGTTAAAAATCATAGGGAATGCAGAAGTTAATAAAAAACTAACTGTAAAAGCACACAAAGTTTCTAAAACAGCTAAAGAATTAATTGAAAAAGCTGGAGGAAATGTAGAATTATTAGAAGTAAAATCATATTCAGCTAAAGCAGGAAATAATAAAAAAGAAGATGGGAATAAGTAA
- the rplF gene encoding 50S ribosomal protein L6, which yields MSRIGKKPITIPAGVEVKQDGNTFTVKGPKGQLVRELSSEIKVNIDGNEITFERPNDLPNIRALHGTTRANLNNMIVGVSEGFTRGLELVGVGYRVQASGKGLTLSLGYSHPVEVEAVEGITFKVEGNTKISVEGIDKQLVGQVAANIRAKRPPEPYKGKGVKYADEVIRRKEGKKG from the coding sequence ATGTCAAGAATAGGTAAGAAACCTATAACTATACCTGCTGGTGTTGAAGTTAAGCAGGATGGGAACACTTTTACTGTAAAAGGGCCAAAAGGACAATTAGTAAGAGAATTAAGCAGTGAAATTAAAGTAAATATTGATGGTAATGAAATTACATTTGAAAGACCAAATGATTTACCAAATATAAGAGCTCTTCATGGAACTACAAGAGCAAACTTAAACAATATGATTGTTGGAGTAAGTGAAGGATTTACTAGAGGATTAGAATTAGTCGGAGTAGGATATAGAGTACAAGCTAGTGGAAAAGGATTAACATTATCTTTAGGATATTCACATCCAGTTGAAGTTGAAGCAGTAGAAGGAATTACTTTCAAAGTTGAAGGAAATACTAAAATTTCTGTTGAAGGAATTGACAAACAATTAGTTGGACAAGTTGCTGCAAACATCAGAGCTAAACGTCCACCTGAACCATATAAAGGAAAAGGTGTTAAATACGCTGATGAAGTAATTAGAAGAAAAGAAGGTAAGAAAGGATAG
- the rpsN gene encoding 30S ribosomal protein S14: protein MAKKAMVERNLKREKTVDKYAAKRAELKARAKKGDREAILELSKLPRNASPTRVRNRCQINGRPRGYMREFGISRVMFRQLAGEGVIPGVKKSSW from the coding sequence ATGGCTAAAAAAGCAATGGTTGAAAGAAACTTAAAAAGAGAAAAAACAGTTGATAAATATGCAGCTAAAAGAGCTGAATTAAAAGCAAGAGCTAAAAAAGGTGATAGAGAAGCAATTTTAGAATTATCTAAATTACCAAGAAATGCTTCGCCTACAAGAGTTAGAAATAGATGTCAAATTAACGGAAGACCAAGAGGATATATGAGAGAATTTGGTATTTCAAGAGTTATGTTCAGACAATTAGCAGGAGAGGGAGTTATCCCTGGAGTAAAAAAATCAAGTTGGTAA
- the rpmC gene encoding 50S ribosomal protein L29 has product MTINEIRELSLEELEVKVNELKQELFNLKFQKTLGQLQNTAKIRDVKRTIARLKTVVTEKTGK; this is encoded by the coding sequence ATGACAATTAACGAAATTAGAGAATTATCATTGGAAGAATTGGAAGTTAAAGTAAATGAATTGAAACAAGAATTGTTTAATTTAAAATTTCAAAAAACTCTTGGACAATTACAAAACACTGCTAAAATACGAGATGTTAAAAGAACAATAGCAAGACTAAAAACTGTTGTAACTGAAAAAACTGGTAAATAG
- the rpsQ gene encoding 30S ribosomal protein S17 has product MENKRNERKVREGIVVSNKMDKTVVVIEETMKLHKLYKKRVKTSKKYKAHDENNDCGIGDKVQIMETRPLSKDKRWRVVTILERAK; this is encoded by the coding sequence GTGGAAAATAAAAGAAACGAAAGAAAAGTAAGAGAAGGAATTGTTGTTTCTAATAAAATGGATAAAACTGTAGTTGTTATTGAAGAAACAATGAAATTACACAAACTTTATAAAAAGAGAGTAAAAACTTCTAAAAAATATAAAGCACACGATGAAAACAATGATTGTGGAATCGGAGATAAAGTGCAAATTATGGAAACTAGACCATTAAGTAAAGATAAAAGATGGAGAGTTGTTACAATCTTAGAAAGAGCTAAATAA
- the rpsE gene encoding 30S ribosomal protein S5 — MARDRDNRERESEYKERLLRISRVSKTVKGGRRISFSVLAAVGDEKGKVGIGLGKANGVPDAIRKAIANAKKNLVTVSLKGGTLPHEQIGKYNATSVLLKPASKGTGVIAGSATRELLELAGVKDVLTKIRGSKTKDNVARATLEGLKQLRSLEDVARLRGKSVEEILG, encoded by the coding sequence TTGGCTAGAGATAGAGATAACAGAGAAAGAGAAAGTGAATATAAAGAAAGACTTTTAAGAATAAGCAGAGTTTCTAAAACTGTTAAAGGAGGAAGAAGAATTTCGTTCTCAGTATTAGCAGCTGTTGGAGATGAAAAAGGAAAAGTAGGTATCGGTTTAGGAAAAGCTAACGGAGTACCTGATGCAATCAGAAAAGCTATTGCAAATGCTAAGAAAAACTTAGTAACTGTTTCATTAAAAGGTGGAACATTGCCACATGAGCAAATTGGTAAATATAATGCAACTTCTGTATTATTGAAACCAGCTTCAAAAGGGACAGGAGTTATCGCTGGTTCAGCAACTAGGGAATTATTAGAGCTAGCAGGTGTAAAAGATGTACTTACAAAAATTAGAGGTTCAAAAACTAAAGATAATGTTGCAAGAGCAACTTTAGAAGGATTAAAACAATTGCGTTCTCTTGAAGATGTAGCAAGACTTAGAGGAAAATCAGTTGAAGAAATTTTAGGATAA
- the phnC gene encoding phosphonate ABC transporter ATP-binding protein encodes MLLSIKNVEKKYNNGTNALKNISFDVEKGEFISIIGPSGSGKSTLLRSMNKMIDISQGSILFEDKNIENLKKTEIEIVRREIGMIFQSYNLVERLTVIENVLHGRLGYKSVIAGILGIYSEEEKKEAFNFLEKVNMTKYAYRKCNELSGGQKQRVGIARAIMQKPKLLLCDEPIASLDPKTAENIMDYLKKIVSELKITCIVNLHQVDIAKKYSDRIIALNKGEKIFDDKTERLTDDMIEFIYKDEENT; translated from the coding sequence ATGTTATTAAGTATAAAAAATGTTGAAAAAAAATATAACAATGGGACAAATGCCTTGAAAAATATTTCATTTGATGTCGAAAAAGGTGAATTTATCTCGATTATTGGTCCTTCAGGATCAGGAAAATCAACATTACTTAGAAGTATGAACAAAATGATTGATATTTCACAAGGTTCAATTTTATTTGAAGATAAAAATATTGAGAATTTGAAAAAAACGGAAATAGAAATTGTAAGACGAGAAATTGGAATGATTTTTCAAAGTTATAATCTTGTGGAAAGGCTTACTGTTATTGAAAATGTGCTTCATGGAAGGCTTGGATATAAATCGGTAATTGCTGGAATATTAGGTATTTATTCAGAGGAAGAGAAAAAGGAAGCTTTTAACTTTCTGGAAAAAGTAAATATGACTAAGTACGCCTATCGAAAATGTAACGAATTATCTGGAGGTCAGAAGCAACGTGTAGGGATTGCAAGGGCAATTATGCAAAAACCAAAACTATTACTTTGTGATGAGCCAATTGCCTCTCTTGATCCTAAAACTGCTGAAAATATAATGGACTATTTAAAAAAAATTGTTTCCGAACTGAAAATTACGTGTATTGTGAATCTTCATCAAGTTGATATTGCCAAAAAATATTCTGACAGGATCATTGCCTTGAATAAAGGCGAGAAAATTTTTGACGATAAAACAGAACGGCTTACAGATGATATGATCGAATTTATTTATAAAGATGAAGAAAATACTTGA
- the rplR gene encoding 50S ribosomal protein L18, with translation MVKKLDRNKLRQKKHRSIRKKIVGTAERPRLAVYRSLQNIFVQVIDDTTGNTLVSASTIEKGAKIEKGSNIEAAKQIGERIAKKALDKGITTVVFDRGGYVYTGRVKAVADAAREAGLKF, from the coding sequence ATGGTAAAAAAACTTGATAGAAATAAATTAAGACAAAAAAAACATAGAAGTATTAGAAAAAAAATCGTTGGAACTGCTGAAAGACCTAGACTTGCTGTGTATAGAAGTTTACAAAATATCTTCGTTCAAGTAATTGATGATACAACAGGAAATACTTTAGTTTCTGCATCAACTATTGAAAAAGGTGCAAAAATTGAAAAAGGTTCAAATATCGAAGCAGCTAAACAAATAGGAGAAAGAATTGCTAAAAAAGCATTAGATAAAGGGATTACTACTGTTGTATTCGACAGAGGAGGATACGTTTACACAGGAAGAGTTAAAGCTGTTGCAGATGCTGCGAGAGAAGCAGGATTAAAATTCTAA
- the rplP gene encoding 50S ribosomal protein L16 — MLIPKRTKYRKQFRGKMGGVATKGNKVDFGEFGLAAKEFGWITSRQIEACRVTINRTFKREGKIWIRIFPDKPYTKRPEGTRMGKGKGNAEGWVAVVKKNKIMFEVGGVSEEKAKEALRKAGHKLPIKVKFVRKEEVGGDK, encoded by the coding sequence ATGTTAATACCTAAAAGAACGAAATATAGAAAACAGTTCAGAGGAAAAATGGGTGGCGTAGCAACTAAAGGAAATAAAGTTGATTTTGGTGAATTTGGACTTGCCGCTAAAGAATTTGGTTGGATTACTTCAAGACAAATTGAGGCTTGTAGGGTAACAATCAACAGAACGTTTAAAAGAGAAGGTAAAATTTGGATTAGAATATTCCCTGATAAACCTTATACAAAAAGACCTGAAGGAACAAGAATGGGTAAAGGTAAAGGTAATGCAGAAGGTTGGGTAGCAGTAGTTAAAAAGAATAAAATAATGTTTGAAGTTGGTGGAGTATCAGAAGAGAAAGCCAAAGAAGCATTAAGAAAAGCTGGACATAAACTACCTATAAAAGTTAAATTTGTTAGAAAAGAAGAAGTAGGTGGTGATAAGTAA
- the rpsH gene encoding 30S ribosomal protein S8 — MYLTDPIADMLTRIRNGNMAKHAQVAVPFSRIKESIANILKNEGYINGYEIKEEGAIKNIVVSLKTVDGEAVIKGLKRISKPGRRVYTSVENLPKVLGGLGIAIVSTPQGVITDKECRKHNVGGEVLCYVW, encoded by the coding sequence ATGTATTTAACAGATCCTATTGCTGATATGCTTACTAGAATCAGAAACGGAAACATGGCTAAACATGCACAAGTTGCAGTACCATTTTCAAGAATTAAAGAAAGTATAGCAAATATATTAAAAAATGAAGGATATATAAACGGTTACGAAATTAAAGAAGAAGGAGCTATAAAAAATATAGTTGTTTCTTTAAAAACTGTAGATGGAGAAGCTGTAATTAAAGGATTGAAAAGAATTTCAAAACCTGGAAGAAGAGTTTACACATCTGTAGAAAATTTACCTAAAGTATTAGGTGGATTAGGAATTGCCATTGTCTCAACACCACAAGGTGTTATTACAGACAAGGAATGCAGAAAGCATAATGTTGGTGGAGAAGTTCTTTGCTACGTGTGGTAA
- a CDS encoding PhnE/PtxC family ABC transporter permease, with protein MEKIKIRKLTKSKIYLYATLFLLSIITIYTLITMDFGNVNIAEAADHFFKDLKTMFFSPKLSDRYTYSQVFQSLMVTIALAALTTIIGSFIALFLSFFAAQNLSSKYVSKIIKLSITFFRAIPTILWVMVFSVVANVGVEAAIIGMTFHSVAYLVKAYSESIEEIDNGIIEALRATGASFWKVIFQAVLPSTSTSLLSWTFIRFEINFTNAVLVGAAAGAGGIGYDMFMSGSMYFDIREIGIFVYLIFGVAIILELISYLLRKKYLKN; from the coding sequence TTGGAAAAAATAAAGATAAGAAAACTTACAAAATCAAAAATTTATTTATACGCAACTTTATTCCTATTGTCAATTATTACAATTTATACATTGATTACAATGGATTTTGGCAATGTAAATATCGCTGAAGCTGCTGACCATTTTTTTAAAGATTTGAAAACGATGTTCTTTTCTCCAAAATTATCAGATAGATACACCTATAGCCAAGTTTTTCAAAGCCTTATGGTAACAATTGCTTTAGCAGCTTTAACAACAATTATAGGTTCTTTTATAGCTCTATTTCTATCTTTCTTTGCAGCGCAAAATTTATCAAGCAAATATGTTTCTAAAATTATAAAATTAAGCATAACATTTTTCCGTGCTATTCCAACAATATTATGGGTTATGGTATTTTCAGTCGTTGCAAATGTTGGTGTAGAAGCGGCAATTATAGGAATGACTTTTCACAGCGTTGCTTACCTTGTAAAAGCCTATTCTGAAAGCATAGAAGAAATTGACAACGGAATTATCGAAGCTCTTAGAGCAACAGGTGCTTCATTCTGGAAAGTTATTTTTCAGGCTGTATTGCCAAGTACAAGCACTTCTCTTCTATCATGGACATTCATCCGTTTTGAAATCAATTTTACAAATGCTGTTCTTGTTGGAGCTGCTGCAGGTGCAGGTGGAATTGGATACGATATGTTTATGTCGGGAAGCATGTATTTTGATATACGAGAAATTGGGATATTTGTATATCTGATATTTGGTGTTGCAATTATATTGGAACTTATTTCATATTTATTAAGAAAAAAATATTTGAAAAATTAA
- the rpsC gene encoding 30S ribosomal protein S3, producing MGQKVDPRGIRLGITRTWDSKWFAEGKEYVNNFHEDLKIKEYVKKNYYHAGISSIQIERTSPTEVAVIIETGKAGILIGRKGQEIEALKVKLEKLTGKRVQIKVQEIKNPNKDAQLVAESIATAIEKRVAYKRAVQQAIQRAEKAGIKGIKVMVSGRLNGAEIARSEWTLSGRVPLHTLRADVDYATATAHTTYGALGLKVWIFNGEVLSTTKEGENE from the coding sequence GTGGGACAAAAAGTAGATCCTAGGGGGATAAGATTAGGAATCACAAGAACTTGGGATTCAAAATGGTTCGCTGAGGGAAAAGAATACGTAAACAACTTTCACGAAGATTTAAAAATAAAAGAATATGTTAAGAAAAACTATTACCACGCAGGGATTTCTTCTATTCAAATAGAAAGAACATCACCTACAGAAGTAGCAGTTATCATAGAAACTGGAAAAGCTGGAATCTTAATCGGAAGAAAAGGTCAAGAAATTGAAGCTTTAAAAGTAAAATTGGAAAAATTAACTGGTAAAAGAGTACAAATTAAAGTACAAGAAATCAAAAATCCTAATAAAGACGCTCAATTAGTAGCAGAAAGTATTGCAACTGCAATTGAAAAAAGGGTTGCTTATAAAAGAGCAGTTCAACAAGCTATTCAAAGAGCAGAAAAAGCTGGGATTAAAGGAATTAAAGTTATGGTATCGGGAAGATTGAATGGTGCCGAAATTGCAAGAAGTGAATGGACACTTTCAGGAAGAGTACCACTACATACTTTAAGAGCAGATGTTGATTATGCAACAGCTACTGCACACACTACATACGGTGCTTTAGGATTAAAAGTATGGATATTTAATGGTGAAGTTCTTTCTACTACAAAGGAAGGAGAAAACGAATAA
- the secY gene encoding preprotein translocase subunit SecY — translation MTLAEAVTSRVKAIFNIPELEKRVTFTLLMIMVARVGIHIAVPGINTEAFKNFQQGNAIAQFLNLFSGGAVERASIFALGIVPYINASIVFQLLGVIFPKIDEMQKEGGKERDKITQWSRYVTIVLAIIQSFGIAVLMQNQGLVLEPGPKFILSTVVLITGGTSFLMWISERISIRGIGNGTSMLIFLNIVAGLPSVISAMFTGLPSGMGKVLLGLSIVAFVVFIALMVIVQLAERRIPIQYAGKGSLGFGGGQSTVGKRTYLPLKINMSGVMPIIFASVLMAAPPFLVSMMKTGDLKNFLAAQFEPKGVLYLLLFAILITVFSFFYTLTIAFDPDKVSDDLKQSGGTIPTVRAGKETADYLEKVATRVTFGSAIFLSLLGIMPNIWFGYILKLPVMLGGTSLLILVGTAVELLLQIDSYLAVKQMKGFINKRNR, via the coding sequence TTGACTCTAGCTGAAGCAGTAACAAGCAGGGTAAAAGCTATTTTTAATATACCCGAACTAGAAAAAAGAGTAACATTTACATTACTTATGATAATGGTTGCAAGAGTTGGAATTCATATAGCAGTTCCGGGAATTAATACAGAGGCTTTTAAAAATTTCCAGCAGGGAAATGCAATTGCTCAATTTTTAAATTTATTTTCGGGTGGAGCTGTTGAAAGAGCTTCAATTTTTGCGTTGGGAATTGTCCCATATATTAATGCTTCCATCGTATTTCAATTATTAGGAGTTATTTTCCCTAAAATAGATGAAATGCAAAAAGAAGGTGGAAAAGAAAGAGATAAAATAACTCAATGGTCAAGATATGTAACAATTGTATTGGCAATAATTCAATCATTTGGAATTGCAGTTTTAATGCAAAATCAAGGATTAGTATTGGAACCAGGTCCAAAATTCATACTTAGTACAGTAGTTCTAATTACAGGTGGAACTTCATTCTTAATGTGGATTTCTGAAAGAATTTCAATAAGAGGTATTGGAAATGGTACGTCAATGTTGATTTTCTTAAATATTGTTGCAGGACTTCCGTCTGTTATCAGTGCTATGTTTACTGGATTACCTAGCGGAATGGGAAAAGTTCTATTAGGATTATCAATTGTAGCATTTGTGGTATTTATTGCACTAATGGTAATTGTACAGCTTGCTGAAAGAAGAATACCTATTCAATATGCAGGAAAAGGTAGTCTTGGATTTGGTGGGGGACAAAGTACAGTTGGAAAAAGAACATATTTACCATTAAAAATAAATATGTCTGGAGTAATGCCAATAATCTTTGCATCAGTATTAATGGCAGCCCCACCGTTTTTAGTTTCAATGATGAAAACTGGAGATTTAAAAAACTTTTTAGCAGCTCAGTTTGAGCCAAAAGGAGTTTTATATTTATTATTATTTGCAATATTAATTACAGTATTTTCATTTTTCTACACACTTACTATTGCTTTTGATCCAGACAAAGTGTCTGATGATTTGAAGCAAAGCGGAGGAACAATTCCAACAGTAAGAGCTGGAAAAGAAACTGCTGATTATTTGGAAAAAGTTGCAACAAGAGTAACATTTGGAAGTGCGATATTTTTATCATTATTGGGAATTATGCCAAATATATGGTTTGGGTATATCTTAAAACTTCCAGTTATGCTTGGAGGAACAAGTTTACTAATCTTAGTTGGAACTGCAGTAGAATTACTATTACAAATAGATTCTTACTTGGCAGTTAAGCAAATGAAAGGTTTTATAAACAAAAGAAATCGTTAA
- the rplE gene encoding 50S ribosomal protein L5 → MAEKYIPRLQKLYKDEIVSSLLKELNLSNVMQVPKLDKIVVNMGIGEAVSNPKLIDTAIAELAQITGQQPVARAARKSEAGFKLREGQKIGAKVTLRKEKMYEFLDRLISITLPRVRDFEGVSSKGFDGRGNYTLGLKEQIVFPEIEIDKVDKIFGLGITIVSTAQNDEQGRALLKAFGMPFAK, encoded by the coding sequence ATGGCTGAAAAATATATTCCAAGATTACAAAAATTATACAAAGATGAAATAGTTTCATCATTATTGAAAGAATTAAATTTATCTAATGTTATGCAAGTGCCAAAACTTGATAAAATAGTAGTGAATATGGGGATTGGAGAAGCAGTAAGCAATCCTAAATTAATAGATACAGCTATTGCTGAATTAGCACAAATTACAGGACAACAGCCTGTAGCAAGAGCTGCTAGAAAATCAGAAGCTGGATTTAAATTAAGAGAAGGACAAAAAATTGGAGCAAAAGTTACATTAAGAAAAGAAAAAATGTATGAATTCCTAGACAGATTAATCAGTATCACATTACCAAGGGTAAGAGATTTTGAAGGTGTTTCATCTAAAGGATTTGATGGAAGAGGAAACTACACATTAGGATTAAAAGAACAAATCGTATTCCCTGAAATCGAAATTGATAAAGTAGATAAAATCTTCGGATTAGGAATTACAATTGTATCTACAGCACAAAATGATGAGCAAGGAAGAGCTTTATTAAAAGCATTCGGAATGCCGTTTGCAAAATAG
- a CDS encoding PhnE/PtxC family ABC transporter permease, producing MKLSKKDIFKQRFYSKIIFISAIILIYTISSIIAGFQNGMAFSSIPAGIFWLLQKFIPTQNALQYFPEIMDSVIKTVLLAITSTTISATFALFLAIIGSNSTGINIFTKIITKIIASFFRNIPIVAWALILVFSFKQSQFTGFLALFLITFGYLTRAFSETIDEVASDVIEALKSVGASYFQIIFCGVIPSVSSQLLSWLLFFIETGVRESTLVGILTGTGIGFTFNLYYKSFRYDAAGLVILTVTVIVIGIEILSNKLRKEMM from the coding sequence ATGAAGTTAAGTAAAAAAGATATTTTTAAGCAAAGATTTTACTCTAAAATTATATTTATATCAGCAATTATTCTAATTTATACAATATCCTCCATTATTGCAGGCTTCCAGAATGGGATGGCATTTTCTTCAATTCCAGCTGGAATCTTTTGGCTTTTACAAAAATTTATCCCTACACAGAATGCTTTGCAGTATTTTCCAGAAATTATGGATTCCGTAATAAAAACAGTTTTACTTGCCATAACTTCCACAACAATTTCCGCAACTTTTGCGCTATTTCTTGCAATAATCGGATCTAATTCAACTGGAATAAATATTTTTACAAAAATTATAACAAAGATAATTGCTTCTTTTTTTAGAAATATTCCAATTGTAGCATGGGCGTTAATACTTGTATTTTCCTTTAAGCAAAGTCAATTTACAGGATTTCTTGCACTATTTTTGATAACATTTGGATATTTAACACGTGCCTTTTCCGAAACAATTGACGAGGTGGCAAGTGATGTAATTGAAGCACTAAAATCAGTAGGAGCTTCCTATTTTCAGATAATATTCTGCGGAGTTATCCCAAGCGTTTCCTCACAGCTCCTGTCTTGGCTTCTGTTCTTTATTGAAACTGGCGTGCGGGAATCTACACTGGTTGGTATTTTAACAGGAACTGGAATAGGATTCACATTTAACCTGTATTACAAAAGTTTTAGGTATGATGCCGCTGGACTCGTAATTTTAACAGTTACGGTTATTGTAATTGGAATAGAAATTCTGTCTAACAAACTTAGAAAAGAAATGATGTAA
- the rpsS gene encoding 30S ribosomal protein S19, whose amino-acid sequence MARSLKKGPFVDAYLLEKIEALGGKKQVIKTWSRRSTIFPQFIGHTFAVYNGKKHIPVYVTEEMVGHKLGEFAPTRTFYGHGKDAKKGKK is encoded by the coding sequence ATGGCTCGTTCATTAAAAAAAGGACCTTTTGTTGATGCATATTTATTAGAAAAAATAGAAGCATTGGGAGGTAAAAAACAAGTTATTAAAACATGGTCTAGAAGATCAACTATATTCCCTCAATTTATTGGACATACTTTTGCTGTATATAACGGTAAAAAACATATACCTGTATATGTAACTGAGGAAATGGTTGGACATAAATTAGGTGAATTTGCACCAACTAGAACTTTCTATGGACATGGAAAAGACGCTAAAAAAGGTAAAAAATAA
- the rplV gene encoding 50S ribosomal protein L22, protein MAVVAKLKYQRLSPQKARLVADIVRGKNALQALNILKFTNKKAALYIEKTLRSAIANAEHNNNMDPDKLFISKILIDKGPVLKRISPRAMGRADVIRKPTAHITVEVDERED, encoded by the coding sequence ATGGCAGTAGTAGCTAAATTGAAATACCAAAGATTAAGCCCTCAAAAAGCAAGATTAGTTGCTGATATTGTAAGAGGGAAAAATGCATTGCAAGCATTGAACATTTTAAAATTTACAAATAAAAAAGCAGCATTATACATAGAAAAAACATTAAGATCAGCAATTGCAAACGCTGAACATAATAACAACATGGATCCTGATAAATTATTTATTTCAAAAATATTAATTGATAAAGGACCTGTACTAAAAAGAATCAGCCCAAGAGCAATGGGAAGAGCTGATGTTATTAGAAAACCAACAGCTCATATCACAGTAGAAGTTGATGAAAGAGAAGATTAA
- the rplN gene encoding 50S ribosomal protein L14: MVQQQSMLNVADNTGAKKIMVIRVLGGSRRRFGKIGDIVVATVKEAIPNGNVKKGDVVKAVIVRTRKELKRADGSYIKFDDNAAVILNTALEVRGTRIFGPVARELRAKNFMKIVSLAPEVL; this comes from the coding sequence ATGGTTCAACAACAATCGATGCTTAATGTTGCTGATAACACTGGAGCTAAAAAAATCATGGTTATTAGAGTATTAGGTGGATCAAGAAGAAGATTCGGTAAAATTGGAGACATCGTAGTAGCAACTGTAAAAGAAGCTATACCAAACGGAAACGTTAAAAAAGGTGATGTAGTTAAAGCTGTAATCGTTAGAACTAGAAAAGAATTAAAAAGAGCAGATGGTTCATATATAAAATTTGATGACAATGCGGCAGTTATTTTGAATACGGCATTAGAAGTAAGAGGGACAAGAATTTTTGGACCTGTAGCAAGAGAATTAAGAGCGAAAAACTTTATGAAAATAGTTTCTCTAGCACCAGAAGTATTATAG